A stretch of DNA from Diadema setosum chromosome 10, eeDiaSeto1, whole genome shotgun sequence:
aggaaacaattaACTATTTGTGCTGTGATCCAGAGACAGATAAATCTTCAGTGTGAATGAGCCTATTGTGCTCCATACTGCATAGTTCAGGTTTGAGGTctaaattataataatgatgtaatcatgaggtcttatttacccagggtagcttcttcagtgttgccactgttcgACCAGActgggccctgccattattacccAAGCGTTGCCAGGGTAATTTGCATCGAGAAACCAAAATATTTTGGTTGTGTTTTCCTCTCTTATGTATGAAGTAAACCAGCAGCTTGATGAAAACTGAACAGTGAAAATATTTCTGGCTGGATTTCTCTTTTTGAACAGTGGCAAAGAGGATGGAGGCGGTTGCCGTGGCTTCTCAAGCTTTCATCTTGAATCCTGTTGTCGGGGTGAGTTTTGTGTGGGAAATACTGCATCAAGACTCTACCACTAAATAACCGAGAAGATGCTGTCCATTAAATCAAGTTTCTGGCTTTTATACTTCCTAATGCATAGTTGGATATGGAAACTAATTACTTCATTATTAAACAATGTTATCTCTTCATTTGAAGTTCTGTTGGTTATGAATGTTAACTAATTTGCTTCTTCTGGCAACTTCTGAAAACTAGAGTATAACACCGTCATGTCAGCTGTTATATTTGAATTATACTTCTGGAACTGTTTCACCTTCAAGGAATGATGACATGCATCACTGTATTAGCAAGGAATCTGAAGGGTTTCCTTGAATGATTTGATGAATCAGTTGCATCAATTGTTTTATGTGATTAGTATTCTTTACCCAGGATAGCTGCATCTGTGatgcagggtgctacataactttatttTGCCACTTAGGCAAGCAGATATTCAAATTTGCTGCAAAACACTCACCcgaaaagaaagtccaaaatgtaagaaaatgatATAGTCAAGGGCTTAATAAAACACAATACTTggaataaacagcacacattgattCGCACGCTTAAACACAATGGAGTAACAAACTCTGTCTGATCAAGTGTTGCCAATGCATTGCATTGGAGCTTCTGCATGTAAGTGTTTGAAAGCTGCTGAAATAAAATGGAAAGTACATTGCATCACTAAACAGCCATTATCTTTGGATTTTATGTGGTAAACTTTGTGGGTTTGTTGGGAGGGGGGATTAAGTGAAAAACAGGTGGCTTCAAAACTATATGCTTACCCAATTCGGGCAAGTTGTTCTTATtcaaaaacacttgcccgaattTGATTTTCCTTGCCCTAGGCAATTGGGCAGgtgcttatgtagcaccctgtgACGCATCCATTGTTTTATGCGATTAATATTCTTTACCCggggtagccccatcagtgaTGCATcaattgttttatttgattAGTATTCTTTACCCGAGGTAGCCCCATCAGTGACTTATACATTCTTATACTTATTTCAGGGCTGCACACGAACCCATATTTTCTAATGGTCTGATCTGTGtagatgtttgtcagacaagtAGGTACCCGgtttttccatcttttactgGTCCGGCAGTGATTTTCACTGGTCAGGGAACATCAGACCAGTGCCACTGTGCAGCATTACTTACGTGAATCATGCTTTCAGAAATGTTTCATCCTGAACAAATAACAACATGCATCAGTGTactctatcaatcaatcaaatgatAAATTTATCATTTAGTCATCAAATCATCAATCAATTATTACAGTCaatcaagcaatcaatcaatctattaTATCTACTTTATATACCTAATCTATCGAGATATcgatatattatatgtatgtatgtatgtaatgtatgtatctatgtatgtatgtatgtatgtatataatatgtatgtatgtatgtatgtatgaatgtatatatgtaagaatgtatctatatatttataactatctgtgtatctatctatctgtctgtctatctatctatttatctgtctgtctatctatctatctatcaatctatctatttatctgtctatctatttatctgtatgtctgtatatttgtctatttatctatctatctgtgtatctatctatctgtctatctgtctacctacctatttatctgtctgtctatctatctatctatttatctgtttatttatttatctatctatctatcaatctatctatctgtctatctatctatatatttatctgtctatctatctatttatctgtatatctgtatatttgtctatttatctatctatctgtgcaTGTTCTTCTCCAGCCGGAGGCTATCACTGGATCATCCAGGCTGAAGGGGGGTGGAGCCACCAAACTTCTCCTGGAAGCATGCTTCTTCTCTGCATTCTCTTCCATCAGCATCTCAGCCACACCCACTGACACCCAAGACCAACATCTTGTCAGGCCGTATGCAGGTTAGATAGCAAATTTAGAAAGTGACAATGGCGTTCGTACATTGACCCAtgaatatgcatacatgcatattcataCTAGTAAAAATGCATGAATGTGGGGAAATCTGTGGGGGTGGAAAAAGGAAGGCATCCTACTGCCCTAGAAGTAAAGGTTGCCTTTCCGTCTGCCTAAATGTTCAGCGGTAATGCAACAATatggttttgggttttttttgacaaaatgaAGGGTGAGCTGTTGGGTTACAACATTATTTCTTCTTCGAGTCTTTCTAACCACTTGTAATTTCCTTAGAATATATCTTCCCAGATTTATACATACGTTGTACTGAGAGGGATGGTCTCATAAGATTATGCATCATTAGGctccctgacctttgacctactcAGTATTTCTTCATGCCCTTATGCCCTGACAAAAAATGAATCCTCTATAAGATTTTGGAATTATGATATTGAGATGTATGTAGCACATAGACAGATTCCAGATAGCTCATTGGAGTCTCATCCGTGATTTTGACATGTGAGTGTTGGAGGCTCTATAGAtaactgtatacaccatatatttcatgGGGTTTCCACTTTCGCGGATTTTACGAGTCCGGTGCTATTCGCAAATGTTACAAAACACTAAAGCATTAACTTTGATcctgacatgacatgacatttgctcttgcgacaattgctccggtcttattttctccaaaggCTTAGGCTTAGGATAGGGtggtgatagggttttaggtttagttttaTATGAGCATTAGGATGTGGGTTACGTTTGTGACTGGCTTAgcgtgcaaaaatttcatgggAGCAAAAGTCACGGAATTGTGACGTACATTCCTGCATATCTCCATCCATTACTTGCACTCAATGATCGCACATTCAACCACCAACAAAATTGTCTGAAAGtcacaatttgcaaaaaataataCTCACTACTATGCCACATACAGTATGCGGTATGCAGACTTCTATGTGAATGTGTCACACACATATTTATTGCAGCAGCCAGCTTTGCACAGCAACCACTCAAAACCTCTGTAGAGAGGGGGAAAAGTGTGATTAGGACCCTTTTTAAAATCGTAATAGTGGCAGTCACCACGTCTGAGGtaaatttgtgtgtgtagaAATGGTGGATGTTTTCTCCTTCAGAAAGCCCATGATTGTTTCTTTATAATTTCAGAAGTAAAGCTGCCACCAGCTGATGTGGGACAGAGTATGAATGGAGTCCAGGGTAGGCATGGTGATGAACTGCCGAGTATTCTGATGGAGACGTACCAACAACACTGGGAAGTTTCCCACCGGGCAGCCAGGGAGCAGGTGGCAGAGGTTGTTGAAATGGCAGGCAAGAGGTGATTCTAGTTGTACATCCTCCCTTCACACACTGGCAAGATTCTGTGATGTATCGTGTCGTGGCCGAGTGGATAAGAGCGCACGTTCATCAATTACACGAGCATGGTTTGGGTTTGTgagtggagagtgagcactgtcagtgctggCGGGAAATAATGTATTCAGGGACTGGGGTGATTGCTGGCGGGAAATAATGTATTCAGGGACTAGGGTGATAATAGTACGTATGCGTGGATTTGGTGAAATATAaatacatgttgttgttgttattatgttttttgtaactatgattatgatgattataataacaattattattatcattattattatcatcatcatgatcattgttgttgttgttgttgttgtttgtcattGATGGTGTGTAAGGCCCTGCATTTCTGACCACTACAGATAAATACTGATCATAGCAGTTTGTTTTCTGCCTTTCATCTTGATGCCCTTCCTCGGTATGAATAGAAGATTGATAATCATATCTTTGAATTAAGAAATCTGGATTTCACCCCAAAAGGGAGCCACTAGGCctgcatatctttttttttttttttttttttttttttttttttttttttaaggattgTGCAGACTTATCCATTAGTAGTAGAAGCAAAAATGTAATGCCCTGCAGCTTACTGGTGGGTAAAAGTTACTTGTGTCATAATCTTGAGGGGGCCTTTGATGGCTTTGAAGAGTATCTGAGGGAATTATTGCCAATTTAATACTTCTTCAATCTATAATGAACAGAACATCATTTAATCCTCATTAAACTGAGCTGCCTTCAAGACCAATTGAAATTTCCTCATTTTATGGGGTACAGTATGTCTTTATTTCAGGGATAAAGATGAAATATCATGACAGAAATGGGATGTGCAATACCACCTCAATATATCAGATATCTCGCTCAGTATATTCAACCTAGTAatgagtttccactgtattgCACCCCTCTTGCATTCTGCTTGATACGTGTAGCAATTATGCTCTTGAGTGACCACCCATCTTGTGATTGTATCATTGTATGAGTTTCGGAAGCATTCTTTGTCTCTTTGTTTAATTTCCAGTCTGCGTGCCGGAGGTCACGTATATTACATCGGGCAGGACAAGACTGGAATCCTGGGCCTGATCGATGCTTCCGAGTGTCCGCCAACGTTTGGCTCAGGTGAAGAAAGGCAGAAGAATGCCAGCCTGTCAGTTTTACGATTACAAAATTGACCAAATATGTGTTGCACGCACGGTTgtacagttttgatgaactgatgaaaacaaattttctttttttttttttggatgatgAACTTCAGATATCATGataaacctgttgaggatgagtccaaagtatactcgggcaagtgcctatgggaaatgcctcttgaagcaaaatcagtccatcctcagtCTGTTAATGAGTGGAATATTAAATACTAGTATGATGTAACATTCAAAGCTTTGGCAATTTCTAGTACAAatgcatgtacaattgtatgcacaATTGTATGAAATTCCTCCAAACATCTTAACAAATTGTGTACATTTCAATTtgggggtttttgtttttgatttctAATACTTAGGTTAGAAAAGACAATGCAGAGGAGCTGAAACCCAAAGAAAATCCTCCCCAGAGGATGCAATAATACAACAGGCAAATTGTGGTAGAAAAAGCAACATTTTGGCTATTATCAGTCTCACCTTCCCCCACTTTTATATTAAGTGTGTGTGCCCACTTTAAGACATTAGTGTGGTGTCTTTCATTTCCttgtttgtctctctctctctctctctctctctctttctctccgcACTTGAGCATATGcataatacagtggactcccgttataacgaagcccTTGGGaatggcagttttctttcattatatcgaaatttcgttacaatataCAATAAAGATACATAGAGCCAATAATGTTGCaacttgaatttttatttcgttgtaactggaattttgttataaccgtgttcgttataacgggagtgcactgtagacTTTTTGAATAGTAAAGACTCTGGCACTGAAGTGTTTTTCGGTGAATTCCACTTGTTTGAGGCATAAATTTCTGTTGCTGCACACCACTGTGATGTCATGCTCTATTCAATTTGTGCGCAGTGGAATGTGACATGGCTTCCTACACACCTATAATTATTCTTGAAACTTTGTCAAAttgttgcatatatatatatatatatatatatattttttttttttttttttttttttttgataagcaGTGGCATGTGGCATGACTTGTATCTCATTGTTGACAAATTGTGATTGTCAgtaattatgaaattatgatattGTAATTCCTATGAGGCTGGTAGCATAGTTTGTGTTTTGAGCATGTGTCTCTTTAGTGATGATAGTAACTCTCTTTTTGTACAGATTTTGACGATGTGCGAGGATTTTTGAAGGGAGGTCTTGCAGCAGTAGGGGCCAATTATCACAAGACATCGGTAGCGTTGCTtgcttgttattgtttttcccctcatctttttcttttgtagtCTATGATTTACGTTGAGGAGAGAGTGTATTGACGAGTTTTCTTTGTATCACACTTGTTAAACTGCTCTTCCTGCAGGCATTGTATGAGTTGCACCAGGCTTAAAgttactgtacagtactggttgaggtgaggattcaggtttatgattttttttggtgagataatgataaacctctcatgaaatatgaaagagcatgtaatttcaagtaggattcaatgtttatttgatgaaaattggcctgaaatggctgagatatccaaaaaagcgatcctatAATAAACttgacaggccacaccttttattaggatctctttgtttttccttgtttttagatatctcagtcatttcaaaaccgattttcatcaaataaacttttgattccccttagaattgtatgctcttgaacattttgtaaagtggtatctaaatatctcgcaaaacattacaagctgaatcctcacctcaaccagtactgtacagtccattATGAACAAACCGCAAGCCATATTCGTTTGAATGTGTACTATAGAGATGTGTGGGAGAAATGTACATTTACAAGACTAGTGTTAACTGCAATTGTTAGTTCTCTTTCTAAACAGTGCTGAAGGTAGACAAATATTCTCATAGATgagtatgaaaaacaaacaaacataataaccTTGAACCATTTTTATTGGATTCAGTCAGATGGTTCTTATGTGTAGGTAGCTACACAGTATGAGGGAGATCGTAATAGGTGTATAGTGTTACTGAGGTCATTGTTAGATGTGAACAGGCATTTTGGTACATCTCTCTCTAAAATTCTTCAGATTACGACCAGGATGTACAActctgcatgcatgtgatgaaATCATTAATTATCAAAGAGAACTGTGATTCACACTCTCTTATAAATTTTTTTGATGTCTGTATATACTTCCGTTCCCACTTTGATATCTACATTTGTGCTATTCATTTTAAGTAGCTGCAACAAAAACTCATCGTGAAATAAGAAATGGAGGAGAAGAATATGATCATGATGATTTGCATCTCAAAGTCAGAGCATTTGAATGAGTCACTtctaattcatatttcataatttatCAAGAGCAAAAGGTCATAATGCGAGAATGTCCATCTCTgagtactgaaaaaaaaaaaaccaacgtGTTTTGAGGGAAATTAAATGATAAAGAGCATTCTAACAGTTGTTGTGCTAATTGTCATTTCGATTCTGACGTAGGATTATACGAGCCATGCTGATGTTTTGAAGGATGAGACGTCCACTCTGTTCTTCCAGGAACACATCATTCCCACCATCAAGTCACATGATACGgtcattttccttctcctcACTAATGGTGAGCATTTAACGCTCCACTTTAATTGtattttgttggggtttttttttgtgtgtgtgtgtttcttcgAGATGCAAAATACTTTTTCAAAGGCCACATAAGGGCAAAACTGAATCTTTgtcttttaacccattgaggatgagtcccaggtacacttgggcaggtgtctgtgggaaatgcatgttgtagcaaaatcagtccgtcatCAAAGGTTAAGTTGATAACTGTTCTCATCTTCTCGTTACCGACAGAAACCAACTTCAAGGAAGAAATGGGTGCCCTTTATCACCGTGTTCTGTCAAACACCTCTCACATTGGCATCGTATCCACACAGGCTATCCCATCCTCCTCGTCGCCATGGAAATGCTGCAAAGAGGTCATCCTGCCTCATCCAGATGAGGTGGTCGGAGAGAAACTCAGAAGAATGGGCGTGGCCAGGGCTGTGGTAGAGGAAGTCATCCAAAGTCTGACGGAATTCTCCTTGAAGTCCGTCCTAAATTCCATCAGCACTGGTGCACACATTGCAAAGGGAAAGGTCCTCAAGAATCTTATGGTGGACCTCCGACTCAGGTACAAGTGGATTGTAAAACAAGTCATCTTCCTTTATCTTCTATTgcttaatttttcttctttttgtgggAGGGGGTAGGAATAATATAGCAAATGATATATAGCAAATATAGATaccatgtgtatatatatatatatatatatatatatatatatatatatatatatatattatatgcatgaaaaatctttgaatgtttcagttgtttcatgcatattcatgatttATAATGCTATTTTGAGGGTTAGCAATATCTTCAGCCAAGATCAAGAAGGAAATTATGGGAGTTGACAAAGGAGACGAGTTGTAAGTTTGAGTGTAAAATGCATATCTGAAATTaaaatgtgtgttgttgttgttgttgttgttgttgttgttgttgttgttgttgttgttgttgttgttgtttttaagtaGAAATCAAacgtaaaaagaaataatggctTTATTCTATCACCAAGCACAGAAGGGTAGAATTTTTGGAAAGCATTATGTTTTATGTGCTGGAATAAGAATTAGGAACTAATTCATTGCTCATTATTATGAGCAGGCCTATTGCAGCATGAAGAGACAGTCCTGTGCAACAGAATAACAGATAGAGGTAGCTGTTATATTGTGGGAGTCTGAGAATGCTGTGTCGTGCAAAAATTTTCATCTTAATATCaagcccacacacacacacattatacacacaaaacagcaacaacatcaacatgAAAATTGGTGCTCCCAATTGATATTATATCTCTCTGTCATCTGTTTCCCTGGTGCATTTAACCACAGCAACTCCAAACTCTTTGAGCGGGGCATCAGCATAGTGGCCAGTTTTGTCCAGCGCTCCAATAAGGGTACGGAGGCCAGAAATGCAGTACTCCGGTCCATCTATCGCACCAATGAACATGATAAAGTCTCCCACAAACCCCTATCCAGCATCATTGAGCGGGCTGGCTGTGTAGAAAAGGTAAGACAATAGTTATACggatgttaaaggggatggctaggaaccgatcagtgggaatgctgagggatgattgttccaatccttgtgggattcattgaagagtacattatatatctactgttgtgtgaaaattatttgcttcagaacggtctcatattcaagtaatgtgcagattaatgccatgtcactgaccaggcatgctaacctggaaacatgaaactgcacattacttgaatatgagaccattctgaagcaaataattttcacacaacaacagatatataatgtactcttaaatgaatcccacaagcactggaacaatcatcctccagcattcccactgattccaactgatcagttactagccatcccctttaaatgcatttgaaaaaacGCTGGTAACAGAAAGAAATCGGTCTGATGTAAATACTTTCCCACTTTGTTTCTTATCCCAGCCCTGCCTTCTGAAATTATCACTTTCACGTATTGAGAAATTGTTCAATAAGCTGTGCTTTATTCAGGTCCCTCATAACATTAAATGTATAAACCTGCTTCAATTTTGTATCAAAACTGATATGCATTGTACAGGTACATGCTCccatgatgtgtgtgtgtgtgtaaatgctaactatgtgaatgtttgtgaaaataaactGAATCTGAAACTGAAAAAGCGATGAGCATAGTGGGGGATGATAGTTAAAGCaaatattaatgtgtgaacaacTGACAAGTGTTAAATTCTTCCAATTTTTTTGCATGTCTTGAAGAAGTTATTCACAGATGTCATTTTGATAGTAATCCTTAAAAAAAGGTCTCTGTAATCCAAATGTATGTTGGCCTCTACTGATGCCTTGTGGGTTGTACATAACCAAATCACTGaatgcttcatgaaaatatacatcatatactTTCAAACATGATTTCATTACTTTCTGCACCCCATTAAGCTCCACCTCGAAAAATATCCTCCGGGTCATCTTTATTCATACTTAGCTGTGACATCATCCTCCTGTAACACTTGAGCTGAGCAATTAACGTAgtcctgtacatgtacatgccctACCATTCATTGCTACGTAGTACATCAAAAATTGGTCCTGACAAACATCTGCAAGAATATGAACATGTGGTGATGGTGAAAGTGCAGGTAGTACCAgcagcaggggcggatccaggaattccgtaaagagggggcgcatttacaaaattaaaggggggcgcacgcaccctccccaatttttttttctttttagttctgttgtttcaacaaaaaaataaagggggggggggggcatgtgccCGATGCgttcctccctggatccgccactgagcAGTGAATAGTAAGGCATATAAATGATGTGTCTATTGTTCAGCtgaaatgaccccccccccccctttcccctccccctaTGTGCCATGTCCGGGAGTTGGAATTGCTCTTTGTCTTGTCCTCCAGGTAGTGCCAGTTGCCATCATCCTTGCCGTTGGGGAATGCACAGTGGAGGAGGCGGAGGAGTTGCTAAGAGACGAGCCCATCATACGTGAAGTACTCTCCGAGATGATCCCTTAGTGCTGATATCCCATGACGCATAACATTTCATGTCTATACAGAGTTTGATACAGGTTACCTGCGGGTTTTTTACAATATGAACCTACTCATGGAATATGGTGTTCcagattcattcattttcaaaagcaCAGATTTTGTAGTACCatgtgtagggcctatatttCTTGCCTATATGCATACCATATATAGAGTTTTCTATATTATCTAACTCATGAATCACAACTCATGAATAGTGACACTTGAGGTAACCACAGTGCCCACTGTTTTCCAAACAACTTACCTCAGAGGGATTGTCTGTTTACAGGGAACTGTCTGCAGAGATTAAAATCAGATAcaattaaccctttgtgtgccttGAGTGCATATTGACACAGAAAGCCTAATACCATTCTATACACTGCCCAATGTCCCTGGCAAAGAATGGCTTAGATCAACCAgaggcccatttcataaaacttgtcatcaatgacaactgccacatttctatgacaaatttgctctcagccaatcagctgcaaggatttcagtagcttgtcacatctatgacaagttgtcatcactgatgacaagttttttgaaacgggccccagacaTGACCTGAAGGATAGATGATTTGGATATGACATCAAATGGAGAACTTGGATTAGCCCTGATTGCCAAGCAACTTCAGTCTATCACGTCATGAAAGATGTTAGAATAGCAGTTCTTTCTACACTGTAAATGCGCAAATTTTGTGGTAcagtacattaatttttgcgcatttcacgctacttttggctagcgcgaattttaatacccttgaaaatatcttcacaatttgcTCATTTTTGAATGGTTTGACAATTGTGCAGAGCAAATTCAAGAACCcgcaaatatatttttgagccGCTCAATGCGAAAAATTAATCACGCAAAAATATGAACGTTTACAGTAATACATGTAGCGAGTGCTTGCAGCAGTGGCCAATCAGAAAGCAGGATTCTTGCCATGCCATGACACTTGTCATATTGCTGCgacaatttttatcaaatttgagCCCTGAATACAGGACTGCTAAGAATGAAGTAATGTCTGATGTTTTGTGTGACTCTTTGAATAGAGAATTTCTGCAAAGCAATGGCATGACTGGTCTTAATTCCAGGCTTTTGTGGTAATATGGAAGCCATGCTATAGGTGGAGGTACATGCACGTGCAATAGGGTCAAATAGAATTATCTCATGGTTTGGATAGCCATTTGTGAGACACGTTTGTGACATGGGCGACATGTCCGCATAGAATGTGCAATTTTTGCAAACAGACCATTGGGAGAGGAGTTTGACAAACTCTTGGAAggtaaaggaatggtatagttttgattgaggtGTAGCTTGaggttttcaacttttttttgtgagatattgtgaaacttcttatgaaatatcaatgaacATATCAAATTCCAAGAGGagttcaatgtttatttgatgaaaatcggattttgAAATGGGTGTTACCGTGAGATATCGAAAGCAAAGAGGTCctgataaaagatgggacccatcttttataaaatcactttgctttactttatttttggatatttcagccatttcaaaaccaattttcatcaaatgaactttgaattcctcatagaattgtttgttctttgatattttattagtggtttctaattattttgcaaaaaggtTGAAatctgaatcctcatctcaacaaaaaactacaccatccctatAAATATGAGTGTCATTCTTTCAAGCTATGGGAAAGGATCATTGGGAGAAATTTCTAATCATTGACATACTGTAGTTGTGTTTTCACAAGAATGTGTGCTCAGAACAATATCGGATTGGTTCACGTGATAAATGCTTAGCATGTCCTAACCTTTGCTATACGAAATGGGGTTTATTGCCAGACGCATTTGGAATGGGGCATACAAAAACAATTTTTGTGCCAAAGTGATTTGCAATATTTGTGTCATTGCAATGTTGTGTTAAATTGTGTGCCTGAACAATCTTAAAGTGTCCTATGTACGTTAAATGTTAcatattcaatatatttttgtatagAGAAAGATTATATTTTATCATCAGATTATGTGTACTTATCCTTTATACTAGTTGCTTTTGTACTCACATTAGCTTAAGTCATACGAAGGCAGAGTCGGGGTACAGAGTGTAACAGCATGATTaaacatcaagaaaaaaatgtttcaggAACGATGTTTGAATGTGAAAGAAAATCAACATATCTGTGACCTTCTTGTATTGATTGGGATACTGCTGTCTTATTGAGTAAAGTGCTCTATGCATTTGATgctgtgaaaaaagaaaaaaagtcactATTCCATATCTTTAACCTTACTTCATTCCATTCTGTTAGACTCAGGAAGTTGACAATATGATGTACTTTCGTAGACTTTGctcattgtaaaaaaaaaaaaaaaaaaaccagaagaagtattttgttatattgttGAGTAGTTTGTTACATTGTTGAGTAGTTAAAGATGTGACTTTGCAGTCATTAATATGACCTGTTTCCACTACCATGCCTATTTCAGGGctcaacatcatttttttctctgttggCCAGTTCAGGCCACTATTCAGAAtgatttttaaataaaaaacatgTTGTGGCCCGAATTAATCAGACACACAAGaattcattttgaatcttagtcAGACCACCAGaaggccaccaaaagataaatttggtggcccgacatggccgatgtatatatgtgtatgtgttagAATTAAAGGGTCTACAATAGGCCTAGGCACTACTCGCCAGTGATTGGCGTACACTatcagtgtacatgtaattccTTTTTCCTTTGAACATAAATCGATGGTTGCATGTTTAGATTTGTTGGATTTATTGTGGTCCTGAACAATGATGATGGCATAGGAGGTTCACACGTTTCATAAGTGTATCAGTCTAATTCCATCACA
This window harbors:
- the LOC140233815 gene encoding glucokinase regulatory protein-like produces the protein MAFHASHVMVESKLPITERSNPKSENIDKAPPIGIVDCLHECEREIFTGWDSYQNIQDADVVDTIKRIAEKLVEVLESSDSWAVIISGCGTSGRLAFFISTKMNGLMTRMGRKPCCHYLIGGGIRALTHSVEAFEDRPGHGSKDLQELEQTLASQGCQRILFIGITCGLSAPYVAGQLDYCLGRPEQYTPVLLGFNPVSLAKNQPIKHWDQTFFSVAKRMEAVAVASQAFILNPVVGPEAITGSSRLKGGGATKLLLEACFFSAFSSISISATPTDTQDQHLVRPYAEVKLPPADVGQSMNGVQGRHGDELPSILMETYQQHWEVSHRAAREQVAEVVEMAGKSLRAGGHVYYIGQDKTGILGLIDASECPPTFGSDFDDVRGFLKGGLAAVGANYHKTSDYTSHADVLKDETSTLFFQEHIIPTIKSHDTVIFLLLTNETNFKEEMGALYHRVLSNTSHIGIVSTQAIPSSSSPWKCCKEVILPHPDEVVGEKLRRMGVARAVVEEVIQSLTEFSLKSVLNSISTGAHIAKGKVLKNLMVDLRLSNSKLFERGISIVASFVQRSNKGTEARNAVLRSIYRTNEHDKVSHKPLSSIIERAGCVEKVVPVAIILAVGECTVEEAEELLRDEPIIREVLSEMIP